A section of the Glycine max mitochondrion, complete genome genome encodes:
- the orf106a gene encoding hypothetical protein → MLEDDCRYLMVSKIPTVGISLKAQTEINGLLEGYLRHFSANQPEGLELLDVAQCCYKLTTKKLCVELQPLRVGHGATASDAPHHCGRRRLAHQPTFLPRRGRSATT, encoded by the coding sequence ATGTTAGAAGACGACTGTCGGTATCTGATGGTAAGTAAGATACCTACGGTCGGTATATCTTTGAAAGCTCAGACGGAGATAAACGGACTCCTCGAGGGCTACTTAAGGCACTTTAGTGCAAACCAACCAGAAGGACTGGAGCTGTTGGATGTAGCTCAGTGCTGCTATAAATTAACAACCAAAAAGCTCTGCGTCGAACTTCAGCCCCTTCGAGTTGGCCACGGGGCAACAGCCTCTGACGCCCCACACCATTGCGGCAGGAGGAGGCTTGCCCATCAGCCTACTTTTTTGCCAAGACGTGGCAGGAGCGCAACGACCTAG
- the orf114b gene encoding hypothetical protein yields MQTPESLSSFNECPRPSSLAQPSLTAYECVVESRNASPNLMAGTILASSPHYFSAVEDYHACLMKNWLALATLRSKQNLPQSHCLYEQTNFVQPAYVEKIRYSFYANRLVTSMY; encoded by the coding sequence ATGCAAACCCCTGAAAGTCTGTCTTCTTTTAATGAATGCCCTAGGCCTTCTTCACTTGCACAACCCTCCCTAACAGCCTATGAATGTGTAGTGGAATCCCGCAATGCGTCACCGAATTTGATGGCAGGCACAATTCTGGCTAGTTCTCCGCACTACTTTTCTGCAGTTGAAGACTATCATGCCTGTTTAATGAAAAACTGGCTGGCTCTGGCTACCTTGCGGAGCAAACAAAATCTCCCCCAATCACACTGCCTGTATGAACAAACAAACTTTGTACAACCAGCTTACGTGGAAAAGATTCGATATTCTTTCTATGCCAATAGACTCGTGACATCCATGTACTGA